From one uncultured Paludibacter sp. genomic stretch:
- a CDS encoding Excinuclease ABC C subunit domain protein, with protein sequence MFXVYVLKSIQYDKIYIGFTSDIDKRLESHNHPQNKGWTRNFMPWKVIYVETFSSKSQAMEREKQLKSFRGREFIRNEILKDNP encoded by the coding sequence ATGTTTNCAGTATACGTTCTGAAAAGCATCCAGTATGATAAAATCTATATTGGTTTTACTTCGGATATTGATAAGCGCTTAGAATCTCATAATCATCCTCAAAATAAAGGTTGGACACGAAATTTTATGCCTTGGAAGGTTATTTATGTCGAAACATTTTCTTCCAAATCTCAGGCGATGGAGCGTGAGAAGCAGTTAAAATCTTTTCGTGGGCGTGAGTTTATCAGAAATGAAATTTTAAAGGATAACCCGTAG
- a CDS encoding conserved hypothetical protein (Evidence 4 : Unknown function but conserved in other organisms) → MFAVYVLKSIQYDKIYIGFTSDIDKRLESHNHPQNKGWTRNFMPWKVIYAETFSSKSQAMERETFVRVGPPQLKNP, encoded by the coding sequence ATGTTTGCAGTATACGTTCTGAAAAGCATCCAGTATGATAAAATCTATATTGGTTTTACTTCGGATATTGATAAGCGCTTAGAATCTCATAATCATCCTCAAAATAAAGGTTGGACACGAAATTTTATGCCTTGGAAGGTTATTTATGCCGAAACATTTTCTTCCAAATCTCAGGCGATGGAGCGTGAGACGTTCGTTCGAGTCGGACCTCCGCAACTAAAAAATCCATAG
- the pepD gene encoding Cytosol non-specific dipeptidase, whose protein sequence is MNSNDIRNLEPKALWNNFYSLTQIPRPSGKKEQIGKFLVEFGKSLGLETIQDEAGNVLVRKPATKGMEDRKPVILQAHMDMVPQKNSNVNHDFEKDPIQAAVDGEWVRANQTTLGADNGIGVAAAMSILQSTDIPHPAIEMFITVDEETGMFGAFGLQPNFLKGDILINMDSEDEGELYVGCAGGLDANITFRYKEVELPADDVAFKISLTGLKGGHSGVDIHLQRANANKLMFRFLKAAVAEHEARLCCVEGGNLRNAIPREAFAVITVPKGDEDDLLETVAEFEELFIEEFKGVEDNISLKAERTDRITGLMPEEVQDDLINAITACHHGVYRFIPELPEVVETSNNLSIVATNKDKIEVKCLIRSSVDSRKQELASMIESVFSLAGAKVEFAGGYPGWKPNLDSPILKEMIKVYEKDFGKTPKIMIIHAGLECGILGTHYPDMDMISFGPTIRYPHSPDEKVNIETVQKFWDFLLATLANIPKK, encoded by the coding sequence ATGAATTCAAACGACATTCGCAATTTAGAGCCGAAGGCGCTCTGGAATAATTTTTACTCGCTTACACAAATTCCGCGTCCCTCAGGCAAAAAAGAACAAATCGGAAAATTTTTGGTAGAATTTGGAAAATCACTCGGACTGGAAACCATTCAGGATGAAGCAGGAAACGTATTGGTGCGCAAACCCGCCACAAAAGGAATGGAAGACAGAAAACCGGTAATTCTACAGGCGCACATGGATATGGTTCCACAGAAAAACAGCAATGTGAATCACGATTTCGAAAAAGATCCCATTCAAGCCGCAGTTGATGGAGAATGGGTACGAGCTAATCAAACCACACTTGGCGCTGATAACGGAATTGGAGTTGCCGCCGCAATGAGCATTTTACAATCTACAGATATTCCGCATCCTGCTATTGAAATGTTTATTACGGTGGACGAAGAAACCGGTATGTTTGGCGCTTTCGGATTGCAACCTAATTTTTTGAAAGGCGATATTCTTATTAATATGGATTCTGAAGATGAAGGAGAACTTTATGTGGGTTGTGCAGGCGGTTTGGACGCAAATATTACATTCCGCTACAAAGAAGTGGAACTTCCCGCTGATGATGTTGCGTTCAAAATTTCTTTAACAGGATTGAAAGGAGGACATTCCGGCGTTGATATTCATTTACAACGCGCAAATGCCAATAAATTGATGTTTCGGTTTTTGAAAGCAGCCGTAGCTGAACATGAAGCACGTTTGTGTTGTGTAGAAGGCGGAAACTTGAGAAATGCCATTCCACGCGAAGCTTTTGCCGTAATTACCGTTCCAAAAGGCGATGAAGACGATTTGCTGGAAACTGTGGCAGAATTTGAAGAACTTTTCATTGAAGAATTCAAAGGCGTAGAAGATAATATAAGTTTGAAGGCAGAAAGAACCGACCGCATCACAGGTTTGATGCCTGAAGAAGTTCAAGATGATTTAATTAATGCCATCACTGCTTGTCATCATGGAGTTTACAGGTTTATTCCCGAACTTCCTGAAGTAGTGGAAACTTCGAATAATCTTTCCATTGTTGCCACCAACAAAGATAAAATAGAAGTAAAATGCCTAATACGCAGTTCTGTAGACAGCAGAAAACAAGAACTCGCGTCAATGATTGAAAGCGTATTTTCACTTGCCGGAGCTAAAGTGGAATTTGCCGGAGGTTATCCCGGTTGGAAACCAAATCTTGACTCTCCGATTTTAAAAGAAATGATAAAAGTGTACGAAAAAGATTTTGGTAAAACTCCGAAAATTATGATTATCCATGCCGGATTGGAATGTGGAATTCTTGGAACACATTATCCCGATATGGATATGATTTCATTCGGTCCTACAATTCGTTATCCACATTCGCCTGACGAAAAAGTGAACATTGAAACAGTACAGAAATTCTGGGATTTTCTACTCGCAACACTGGCGAATATCCCAAAGAAGTAA
- a CDS encoding conserved exported hypothetical protein (Evidence 4 : Unknown function but conserved in other organisms) yields MPLYNMRKISLTIFSLFLPLIVMCQSFDAELIDSKTNIEISDGKLIKNESFEIKINNRTGEEYTKITIPFSKLYKVSQLEAYIKNTQGEIVRKLKNNEITQRSNISDFSLYEDDYVKEFTLKHNKYPYYVYYYYQVQENEFINIENWIPVLDSEIPTINAELSLTIPKDYSIRFQNKFVDKPHIDTLEKAITYHWKTTYNEKLKKEKYAPHLSIFLPSVSIIPNEFKFALKGSFYNWNDYINWMFQLIKNTNTLTENEKSKITSQISGIESETEKVRKLYHYLQDNTRYINVSIDKGGIKPYPASYVCENKYGDCKALSNYFKSVLEFVGIKSYYTLVYAGEPNRKQNKDFPDDIFNHIILYVPLKNDTVWLDCTSKGPFNYLGTFTQNRDALVIDDVNGGFVYTPALKPEDVLEVRNINISYEKDQPTKINFKNNLKGEMFEKIRQLEHSYNEHEKDYILRNYIVDDELEMTDYQIIKKERDDKSIQLIYNAKSSNIYKKYGNEIVVSNIPFEIPKIEKPSERKLPVQIDYPVYKLDTLNYNFPEGYTLSNKPEDFSILSIPFGSYSMKFIPKENFIQVIKSMQIYPGEYPLEKYQEFYNFINIILNFEKGKHIILKSKN; encoded by the coding sequence ATGCCTTTATATAATATGAGAAAAATATCACTAACTATCTTTTCACTCTTTCTGCCATTGATTGTAATGTGTCAATCTTTTGACGCGGAACTTATTGACAGCAAAACAAATATTGAAATATCAGACGGCAAATTAATTAAGAATGAATCTTTTGAGATTAAAATAAACAACCGAACCGGAGAAGAATACACAAAAATAACCATTCCTTTTTCAAAGTTATATAAAGTCAGTCAACTTGAAGCTTATATAAAAAACACACAAGGTGAAATTGTACGAAAATTAAAGAACAACGAAATCACCCAGCGAAGCAATATTTCTGATTTTTCATTATACGAAGACGATTATGTGAAAGAATTTACCCTGAAGCATAATAAATACCCTTATTACGTTTATTATTATTATCAAGTACAAGAAAATGAATTTATTAATATTGAAAATTGGATTCCAGTATTGGACAGTGAAATACCTACAATAAATGCGGAATTATCGCTAACAATCCCAAAGGATTATTCTATACGGTTTCAAAATAAATTTGTGGATAAACCCCATATTGATACCTTGGAAAAAGCTATAACATATCATTGGAAAACGACTTACAATGAAAAACTAAAAAAAGAAAAATACGCTCCTCATTTAAGCATTTTTTTACCATCTGTTTCAATTATTCCCAATGAATTTAAATTCGCGTTAAAAGGCTCTTTCTACAATTGGAATGATTATATAAATTGGATGTTCCAGCTAATTAAAAATACAAATACACTTACTGAAAACGAAAAATCTAAAATAACCTCACAAATTTCAGGAATTGAAAGCGAAACGGAAAAAGTTAGAAAATTATATCATTATCTGCAGGACAATACAAGATACATAAATGTTTCGATTGATAAGGGCGGCATAAAACCTTATCCTGCCTCGTATGTGTGTGAAAATAAATACGGCGATTGTAAAGCGCTGAGCAATTATTTCAAATCCGTTTTGGAATTTGTTGGAATAAAATCTTACTACACACTTGTTTACGCCGGAGAGCCCAACCGTAAACAAAACAAAGACTTTCCAGACGATATATTTAATCACATCATACTTTATGTACCTTTGAAAAATGATACCGTTTGGTTAGATTGTACTTCTAAAGGTCCGTTTAATTATTTGGGAACATTCACGCAAAACAGAGATGCATTGGTAATTGATGATGTAAATGGCGGTTTTGTTTATACTCCTGCATTAAAACCTGAAGATGTATTGGAAGTAAGAAACATAAATATTTCTTACGAAAAAGACCAGCCGACGAAAATTAATTTCAAAAATAATCTAAAAGGAGAAATGTTTGAAAAAATAAGGCAATTGGAACATTCTTACAACGAACATGAAAAAGATTATATTCTGCGTAATTATATTGTTGATGATGAATTGGAAATGACTGATTATCAAATTATAAAGAAAGAACGCGACGATAAAAGCATTCAATTGATTTATAATGCAAAATCATCAAATATTTATAAAAAATATGGAAATGAAATTGTTGTAAGCAATATCCCTTTTGAAATTCCAAAAATAGAAAAGCCCTCTGAGAGAAAACTTCCCGTGCAAATTGATTATCCTGTTTATAAATTAGATACTTTAAATTACAATTTCCCCGAAGGATATACTTTGAGCAATAAACCGGAAGATTTTTCCATTTTATCCATTCCATTCGGTTCATATAGTATGAAATTTATTCCGAAAGAAAACTTCATTCAGGTAATAAAAAGTATGCAAATATATCCGGGCGAATATCCATTAGAAAAATATCAGGAATTCTACAATTTTATAAATATAATTTTGAATTTTGAAAAAGGAAAACACATAATCTTAAAATCTAAAAATTAA
- a CDS encoding Peptidase C1A papain codes for MKKLLLITLSIVFASVLFAQNTLPKDTFIFTTVKENKITSIKNQANSSTCWSFSGLAFFESELLRMGKPEADLSEMFVVHHSYEDKADKYIRMNGTINFAPGGSFYDVWYALKYYGIVPDSEMTGLNYGTEKHNHGELDAATKSFVDNIVKNPNKTISTAWKSAFDGILDAYLGKYPTEFKVNGKTYNPLTYEQSLGLNLDDYVSITSFTHHPFYTKFAIEIPDNWRWAESYNIPLEEFARIFDYAINNGYTVAWGSDVSEKGFTRNGIGLLPETKKENLAGTDQAKWLDIQKEKNERKFDIKGPLQEEKVTQETRQKGFDNYQTTDDHGMLIFGIAKDQNGTEYYMVKNSWGTDNKYKGIWYVSKPFVLDKTINILVNKNAVPQDIRKKLGF; via the coding sequence ATGAAAAAACTATTATTAATTACATTATCAATTGTTTTTGCAAGTGTGCTTTTCGCGCAAAACACACTCCCCAAAGACACATTTATTTTTACTACGGTAAAAGAAAATAAAATCACTTCCATAAAAAATCAGGCGAATTCAAGTACTTGCTGGTCATTCTCGGGTTTGGCTTTTTTCGAATCGGAATTACTGCGAATGGGAAAACCTGAGGCAGATTTATCTGAAATGTTTGTAGTGCATCACTCTTATGAAGATAAAGCTGATAAATACATACGTATGAACGGAACTATTAATTTTGCGCCGGGAGGCTCATTTTACGATGTTTGGTATGCTCTAAAATACTACGGAATTGTTCCCGACAGTGAAATGACAGGATTAAATTATGGAACAGAAAAACACAATCACGGAGAATTGGACGCTGCTACAAAATCATTTGTAGATAACATTGTAAAAAATCCGAATAAAACGATTTCTACCGCTTGGAAATCGGCTTTTGATGGTATTTTAGACGCCTATCTTGGAAAATATCCCACAGAATTCAAGGTGAACGGAAAAACATACAATCCACTCACTTATGAGCAGTCTTTGGGATTAAATTTAGACGATTATGTTTCAATTACTTCTTTCACACATCACCCTTTTTACACCAAATTTGCCATTGAAATTCCTGATAACTGGCGTTGGGCTGAATCTTACAATATCCCACTTGAGGAATTTGCACGGATTTTTGATTATGCAATTAATAATGGTTATACTGTGGCTTGGGGTTCCGATGTAAGTGAAAAAGGCTTTACACGCAACGGAATCGGGTTGCTTCCTGAGACAAAAAAAGAAAACCTCGCAGGAACTGACCAAGCAAAATGGTTGGATATTCAAAAAGAAAAAAACGAGCGGAAATTTGACATCAAAGGTCCGTTACAGGAAGAAAAAGTAACCCAGGAAACACGTCAAAAAGGATTTGACAATTATCAAACTACCGATGACCATGGAATGTTGATTTTCGGGATTGCTAAAGACCAAAACGGAACGGAATATTATATGGTAAAAAACTCGTGGGGAACCGACAATAAATATAAAGGAATATGGTATGTAAGTAAACCCTTTGTGCTGGATAAAACCATCAACATTCTCGTAAATAAAAACGCCGTACCACAAGATATTAGAAAGAAATTAGGTTTTTAA
- a CDS encoding GCN5-related N-acetyltransferase produces MEKIDFTMIIRQIEKQDNKILAEIIRQCFRDFNAPTAGTVYEDPTTDNLFALFQKEKSILWVAELDGKVVGCCGIFPKEDLSSDCVELVKFYVESEARGKGIGKMLMEQNIQSAKTLGYKKIYIESLPEFDKAVSLYIKTGFKELDHPLGKSSHTGCSVWMEREI; encoded by the coding sequence TTGGAGAAAATAGATTTCACAATGATTATCAGACAAATTGAAAAACAAGATAACAAAATTTTGGCAGAAATAATACGTCAATGTTTTCGTGATTTTAATGCTCCAACTGCCGGAACTGTATATGAAGATCCAACGACCGATAATTTATTTGCACTTTTTCAAAAAGAAAAATCTATACTTTGGGTGGCGGAATTGGATGGAAAAGTTGTAGGTTGCTGTGGGATTTTTCCTAAAGAAGACCTGTCCAGCGATTGTGTTGAACTTGTTAAATTCTATGTTGAGTCAGAGGCGCGTGGAAAAGGGATTGGAAAAATGTTGATGGAACAAAATATTCAGTCTGCAAAAACTTTGGGATATAAGAAAATATATATTGAAAGTTTACCGGAATTCGATAAGGCGGTTTCGTTGTATATAAAAACTGGTTTTAAGGAGTTAGATCATCCTTTAGGAAAGTCGTCGCATACGGGATGTAGTGTTTGGATGGAAAGAGAAATATAA
- the scpC gene encoding Propionyl-CoA:succinate CoA transferase encodes MKQAFKFVTAEEAASYVNHGDIIGFSGFTPAGCPKAIPTAIAQRARKFHEEGKEFKIGMYTGASTGDSLDGELARANAVSFRTPYQSNKDMREALNRGDVEYYDLHLSALALSLRYGFIKPPKFAILEICDLKENGEVVLTSGVGISPTIANLAEHVILEWNHYHPKELKGFHDLYEAQDPPFRREIPIYKVSDRIGTTILKIDPKKILCVVETNRPDETGGFTPTDDVTDRIGENVAMFLASELKKGKIPASFVPLQSGVGNIANAVLASLGRNKDIPPFEMYTEVIQDSVIQLMREGRVKFASGCSLTVSKEVLDNIYSDLDFFRDKLVLRPQEISNSPEMARRLGLISINTALEADIFGNVNSTHVLGQKMMNGIGGSGDFTRNSYFSIFTTPSTAKGGKISAIVPMVSHNDQSEHSVKVLITEHGVADLRGKSPRQRAQLIIDNCVAPEYKELLRDYVKLSEEKGVHTPLNLAAALGMHIQFEKTGNMLDTKWSDYVK; translated from the coding sequence ATGAAACAAGCATTTAAATTTGTAACAGCAGAAGAAGCGGCTTCGTATGTAAATCATGGCGATATTATTGGTTTCAGCGGGTTTACTCCCGCAGGATGTCCCAAAGCCATACCCACAGCCATTGCACAGCGAGCACGAAAATTTCACGAAGAAGGAAAAGAGTTTAAAATCGGGATGTACACAGGTGCATCCACAGGCGATTCATTGGACGGAGAATTGGCGCGTGCCAATGCAGTAAGTTTCCGTACTCCGTATCAATCTAATAAAGATATGCGTGAAGCATTAAACAGGGGAGATGTGGAATATTATGATTTACATCTTTCTGCTTTAGCGTTGAGTTTACGCTACGGATTTATTAAACCTCCAAAGTTTGCGATTTTAGAAATTTGCGATTTGAAGGAAAACGGAGAAGTTGTTTTAACTTCCGGGGTAGGAATTTCACCAACCATTGCTAATTTAGCAGAACACGTAATATTGGAATGGAATCATTACCACCCAAAAGAATTGAAAGGTTTCCACGACTTATATGAAGCACAAGATCCTCCTTTCCGCAGAGAAATTCCAATTTATAAAGTATCGGACAGAATTGGCACAACAATTCTAAAAATCGATCCGAAAAAAATTCTTTGTGTTGTGGAAACAAATCGTCCGGATGAAACAGGCGGATTTACTCCTACCGATGATGTTACAGACAGAATCGGTGAAAATGTTGCGATGTTTTTGGCATCCGAATTGAAAAAGGGAAAAATACCTGCAAGTTTTGTTCCGCTTCAATCGGGCGTGGGAAATATAGCCAATGCCGTTCTCGCTTCGTTAGGCAGAAATAAAGACATTCCACCTTTTGAGATGTACACTGAAGTTATACAAGATTCTGTAATTCAGTTAATGCGTGAAGGACGTGTAAAATTTGCCAGCGGTTGTTCTCTTACGGTTTCAAAAGAAGTGTTGGATAATATCTATTCTGATTTGGATTTCTTTAGAGATAAACTTGTACTTCGCCCGCAAGAAATTTCAAACAGTCCGGAAATGGCACGTCGCTTGGGTTTGATTTCTATTAACACTGCTCTTGAAGCCGATATTTTTGGGAATGTAAACAGCACACATGTGCTAGGACAAAAAATGATGAATGGAATTGGCGGCTCCGGTGATTTTACCAGAAATTCATATTTCTCTATTTTTACTACTCCATCAACAGCAAAAGGCGGAAAGATAAGCGCTATCGTTCCTATGGTTTCGCACAACGATCAATCTGAACACTCCGTAAAAGTTTTAATTACGGAACATGGAGTTGCCGATTTGCGTGGAAAATCTCCAAGACAACGTGCTCAATTAATTATTGATAATTGTGTTGCTCCCGAATATAAAGAACTTCTTCGCGATTACGTAAAACTAAGCGAGGAAAAAGGAGTGCACACACCTTTGAATTTGGCTGCTGCACTTGGAATGCATATTCAGTTTGAAAAAACAGGAAACATGCTTGATACCAAATGGAGTGATTATGTAAAATAA
- a CDS encoding conserved hypothetical protein (Evidence 4 : Unknown function but conserved in other organisms), with protein sequence MIEVFKTNVKFKKDAKRIIKLLNSKLNEHNINFDLSDCDKILRIENKNGRISVPMIEKLLLNEGFFCEVLPD encoded by the coding sequence ATGATAGAAGTCTTCAAAACAAACGTAAAATTCAAAAAAGATGCAAAGCGCATTATTAAATTATTGAATTCAAAATTGAATGAGCACAATATCAATTTTGATTTAAGCGATTGCGATAAAATTTTAAGAATAGAAAATAAAAACGGTAGAATTTCCGTCCCTATGATAGAAAAATTATTATTAAATGAAGGGTTTTTCTGTGAAGTTTTACCGGACTGA
- a CDS encoding conserved hypothetical protein (Evidence 4 : Unknown function but conserved in other organisms), with protein sequence MKKGGYIYLIISVLFITTFVYGQDEKYEYGKISQEEFDMKSYSKDKDAEAVVLFDIGKSYFNRTESGFKVVFEKHTRIKVLSDAGIKYGEIDIPFYQQGNIFEKIEDLEGFTYNPDEKTYVKKSMLNINNSFDEKLNENWKLKKFAMPDVKAGSIIEYRYKIYSEYVFNLRDWEFQWKIPVIYSKYIVSLIPFYEYTWLFQGGKKFDEKKSYIDKGNDHYFAGIKYQNYNHEFVIKDLPAFNDEEFITSKNDYITKIDFQLSKVNQVNGTSTKVITTWEEMNKELLNSKDFGKYISRAEKIGSKSQTVQRWKTLTDEEKFDNIIEYVKTNYNWNGRESKFASKSPSDFEKEKTGNSADINLFTVGLLKSVGINANPVIVSTREHGRIKYDYPYMHFFNYVIILADVNGKKVLSDASEIMCLNNRVSERCINNKGLIVQKDKVEWVNTTIPIVSEDNTNMKFIINPDNSIKANITKFSTEYSALDYKKTCGEDKEDIKNHFKSETYEIVDSTFKTANFKKRNKIYALTFDVINKPEIINEKMYIDPFLKFSLSENPLKQPERTYPIDMIYPKKNTFNTYINVPDNWKIDYLPDNVKVDNELFSIEYKTIKDNNNINVTFSYFFKKPVYSENHYLLIKSYFNDIVNKGNEKIVLSKI encoded by the coding sequence ATGAAAAAAGGCGGTTATATCTATTTGATTATTTCTGTTTTGTTTATTACGACTTTTGTTTATGGACAAGATGAGAAATACGAGTACGGTAAAATTTCTCAAGAAGAATTCGACATGAAATCTTACTCCAAAGACAAAGACGCGGAAGCTGTTGTTTTATTTGATATAGGAAAATCATATTTTAACAGAACAGAATCAGGTTTTAAAGTTGTTTTTGAAAAACATACTCGAATCAAGGTTTTATCTGACGCCGGAATAAAATATGGAGAAATTGACATTCCTTTTTATCAGCAAGGAAATATTTTTGAAAAAATAGAAGATTTAGAAGGTTTTACTTACAATCCCGATGAAAAAACGTATGTAAAAAAGTCTATGTTAAATATTAACAATTCATTTGATGAAAAACTAAATGAAAACTGGAAACTTAAGAAATTTGCGATGCCTGATGTAAAGGCGGGATCAATTATCGAGTATCGGTATAAAATATATTCCGAATATGTTTTCAACCTGCGAGACTGGGAATTTCAATGGAAAATACCGGTGATTTATAGCAAATATATAGTGAGTTTGATTCCTTTTTATGAATACACATGGTTGTTTCAAGGAGGTAAAAAATTCGACGAAAAAAAATCTTACATAGACAAAGGCAATGATCATTATTTTGCCGGCATAAAATATCAGAACTACAATCACGAGTTTGTAATAAAAGATTTACCTGCTTTTAATGACGAGGAATTCATTACTTCTAAAAATGATTACATTACAAAAATAGACTTTCAACTTTCTAAGGTAAATCAAGTGAATGGGACATCTACAAAAGTAATTACAACTTGGGAGGAAATGAATAAAGAATTATTAAATAGCAAAGATTTTGGTAAATATATTTCAAGAGCTGAGAAAATTGGCTCAAAATCACAAACCGTTCAAAGATGGAAGACATTAACTGACGAAGAAAAATTCGATAATATAATTGAATATGTAAAGACCAATTACAATTGGAATGGAAGGGAGAGCAAATTTGCCTCTAAATCCCCCTCTGATTTTGAAAAAGAAAAAACCGGAAACTCAGCGGATATCAATTTATTTACTGTTGGATTATTAAAAAGTGTCGGAATAAATGCTAATCCTGTAATAGTAAGCACTCGTGAACACGGTAGAATTAAGTACGATTATCCTTACATGCATTTTTTTAATTATGTAATTATATTAGCAGACGTAAATGGAAAAAAGGTACTTTCCGATGCTTCTGAAATAATGTGCCTTAACAATAGAGTATCAGAAAGATGTATAAATAACAAAGGATTAATAGTACAAAAAGATAAAGTGGAATGGGTAAATACAACCATTCCAATTGTTTCAGAAGATAATACCAATATGAAATTTATAATTAATCCCGATAATTCAATAAAAGCGAACATCACCAAATTCAGTACAGAGTATTCTGCGTTAGATTATAAAAAAACTTGCGGAGAAGACAAAGAAGATATAAAAAACCATTTCAAATCCGAAACGTACGAAATAGTAGATTCCACATTTAAAACCGCTAATTTTAAAAAAAGAAATAAAATATACGCGCTCACGTTTGATGTGATAAATAAACCTGAAATCATAAACGAAAAAATGTATATCGATCCTTTCTTAAAATTTTCTCTGTCTGAAAATCCCTTGAAACAGCCGGAAAGGACTTATCCGATTGACATGATATATCCTAAAAAAAACACATTCAACACATACATTAATGTTCCTGACAATTGGAAAATCGATTATTTGCCGGATAATGTTAAAGTTGACAATGAATTATTTTCCATTGAATACAAAACCATAAAAGATAATAATAATATAAACGTAACTTTTAGTTATTTTTTCAAGAAACCGGTCTATAGCGAAAATCATTATTTGCTCATAAAATCTTATTTTAATGATATTGTAAACAAAGGAAATGAAAAAATCGTTTTATCAAAAATATAA
- a CDS encoding conserved exported hypothetical protein (Evidence 4 : Unknown function but conserved in other organisms), protein MPPSINFKILYWKMKKTWIGLLALLFTLSTTVNAQTASIVKKETKTEVKNAKNKTDATQKEVKAKEVAVETKKVDVKAATETKKADVKTAVETKKAAAKTTADAKKTETKATVNAQXVHXKKDGTPDKRYTKXAETKHLKKDGTPDMRYKENKK, encoded by the coding sequence ATGCCGCCGAGCATAAATTTTAAAATTCTTTATTGGAAAATGAAAAAAACATGGATTGGGTTGTTAGCTCTATTATTTACATTGAGTACAACCGTAAACGCTCAAACTGCTTCTATCGTTAAGAAAGAAACAAAAACGGAAGTGAAGAATGCAAAGAACAAAACAGATGCCACTCAAAAAGAAGTGAAAGCGAAAGAAGTAGCCGTAGAAACCAAGAAAGTTGATGTAAAAGCTGCTACTGAAACGAAAAAAGCTGATGTAAAAACAGCTGTTGAAACAAAAAAAGCAGCAGCAAAAACCACCGCCGATGCTAAAAAGACCGAAACAAAAGCGACTGTTAATGCTCAAGNAGTTCATTNAAAAAAAGACGGAACCCCGGACAAACGTTACACAAAACANGCAGAAACAAAACATCTGAAAAAGGATGGAACTCCCGATATGCGTTACAAAGAAAACAAAAAATAA